In Topomyia yanbarensis strain Yona2022 chromosome 2, ASM3024719v1, whole genome shotgun sequence, one DNA window encodes the following:
- the LOC131680052 gene encoding uncharacterized protein LOC131680052, which produces MAGEGPMLQNTVFDWIVSGRVPKQSNELQSAVSLSCTTTDIHNLLTRFWELETCRSNSTQSVEESACEMLFAQTVARDDSGRFVVTLPKREFILQQIGDSKDIALRRFAGLERRFQSNFELRLRYTEIILEFQQLGHMKEVMSQTDEHPVFYLPHHAVLKPDSTTTKLRVVFDASCKSSSGVSLNDALMVGPVVQEDLLSITIRFRLHPVAIVADIEKMYRMIKVLPFDQHLQRILWRDSVNEPVRLFELTAVTYSTASAPYLATKCLQRLAEDGLQSFPRAACALKKDFYVDDMLTGAGNIEDGKQLTKEMIVLTNSGGFTLRKWASNCPTLLADLPPSLLDDRHLS; this is translated from the coding sequence ATGGCAGGCGAAGGACCCATGCTCCAAAACACAGTCTTCGACTGGATTGTTTCAGGACGAGTTCCCAAACAGTCGAATGAGCTTCAATCAGCAGTGTCCTTATCATGTACAACGACGGACATTCACAACCTACTGACAAGGTTCTGGGAGTTGGAAACGTGTAGATCCAACAGTACACAGTCAGTTGAGGAATCTGCGTGTGAGATGCTATTCGCTCAGACTGTAGCACGCGACGACAGCGGAAGATTCGTCGTTACCTTGCCGAAAAGAGAGTTCATCCTTCAGCAGATCGGTGATTCAAAAGACATAGCTTTGCGTCGATTTGCGGGGTTAGAAAGGCGGTTTCAGTCGAATTTCGAGTTGAGGTTGAGATACACTGAGATTATCCTTGAGTTTCAACAACTAGGTCACATGAAGGAGGTAATGAGTCAAACCGATGAGCACCCCGTATTCTACCTTCCACACCACGCAGTTTTGAAGCCAGACAGCACAACGACCAAACTCCGAGTAGTGTTCGATGCCTCGTGCAAGTCGTCATCCGGAGTTTCATTGAATGACGCATTAATGGTTGGCCCTGTAGTTCAAGAAGATCTTTTATCGATCACTATCCGTTTCCGTCTTCATCCAGTCGCTATCGTCGCcgatattgaaaaaatgtaccgGATGATAAAGGTGTTACCATTCGATCAACATCTTCAACGCATATTATGGAGGGATTCAGTCAACGAACCAGTACGGTTGTTTGAGTTAACGGCGGTTACATATAGTACAGCATCCGCTCCTTATCTGGCGACCAAATGTTTGCAGCGGTTGGCCGAAGATGGGTTGCAATCATTTCCTCGCGCTGCTTGTGCACTGAAGAAAGATTTCTATGTCGACGATATGTTAACTGGAGCAGGTAACATCGAAGACGGTAAGCAGTTGACGAAGGAGATGATCGTGTTAACGAATTCAGGGGGTTTCACATTGCGGAAATGGGCTTCCAATTGCCCCACGCTTCTGGCTGATTTACCACCCTCATTATTGGATGACCGACACTTGAGCTGA